From a region of the Mercurialis annua linkage group LG1-X, ddMerAnnu1.2, whole genome shotgun sequence genome:
- the LOC126665874 gene encoding molybdate transporter 1, whose translation MESQTQQTSTSKFPTTIFHNLKQNLIFRSKWAELNGAMGDLGTFIPIVLALTLASDLNLGTTLIFTGIYNMITGAIYGVPMPVQPMKSIAAVAVSNSAEFGIPEIMAAGICTGGILFVLGVTGLMKLAYKLIPLSVVRGIQLSQGLNFAMTAVKYVRKVQNFSKSKSLGNRHWFGLDGLVLAIVCCGFIILVNGAGEEQTETNSNLGVVEERSRRSKVKKFIGSLPSAFIVFLLGVIIAFIRDPKIVHAIKLGPSSIQIVKISKQAWKNGFIKGTIPQLPLSILNSVIAVCKLSADLFPGKDFSATSVSVTVGLMNVVGCWFGAMPCCHGAGGLAGQYKFGGRSGGCVALLGAAKMVLGLVLGSSLVVVLGQFPVGVLGVLLLFAGIELAMCSRDMNTKEESFVMLICTAVSLVGSGAALGFVCGMVVHVLLKLRNLQKDELTMWIRRRSQLQPQQV comes from the coding sequence ATGGAGTCCCAAACCCAACAAACCTCCACTTCCAAATTTCCCACGACCATTTTTCACAACCTCAAACAAAATTTAATCTTCAGATCAAAATGGGCAGAGCTCAATGGCGCAATGGGGGACTTGGGCACTTTTATACCGATAGTCTTAGCGTTAACACTAGCCAGTGATCTCAACTTGGGCACAACATTAATCTTCACCGGCATATATAACATGATCACCGGAGCTATCTACGGCGTCCCAATGCCAGTCCAGCCCATGAAATCAATTGCAGCTGTGGCTGTATCAAACAGTGCAGAATTCGGCATCCCTGAAATCATGGCCGCCGGAATCTGCACCGGCGGGATTTTATTCGTTCTGGGCGTCACCGGATTAATGAAATTGGCGTACAAGCTAATTCCGTTATCTGTCGTTAGAGGAATTCAGCTGTCACAAGGGCTAAATTTCGCAATGACGGCGGTGAAATATGTTAGAAAAGttcaaaacttttcaaaatctaAATCTCTTGGAAATAGGCACTGGTTTGGTTTGGATGGGTTGGTTTTAGCCATAGTTTGTTGCGGTTTTATTATTCTGGTTAATGGTGCAGGTGAAGAACAAACTGAGACTAATTCTAACTTGGGTGTTGTTGAAGAAAGATCAAGAAGAAGTAAAGTGAAGAAATTTATTGGTTCACTTCCTTCAgcttttattgtgtttttgttggGTGTGATTATAGCGTTTATAAGAGATCCTAAAATAGTGCATGCTATTAAATTAGGCCCATCTTCTATACAAATAGTGAAAATCTCTAAACAAGCATGGAAAAATGGGTTTATAAAGGGTACAATTCCTCAACTTCCATTATCCATACTGAATTCTGTGATTGCTGTTTGTAAACTGTCAGCAGATCTTTTTCCGGGTAAGGATTTTTCGGCAACATCGGTTTCGGTGACGGTAGGGCTCATGAACGTCGTGGGTTGTTGGTTTGGTGCCATGCCGTGTTGCCATGGTGCAGGTGGGCTAGCCGGTCAGTACAAATTTGGGGGTAGGAGTGGTGGGTGTGTGGCTCTATTGGGTGCAGCCAAAATGGTGTTGGGTTTGGTTCTAGGGAGTTCGTTGGTTGTGGTTTTGGGTCAGTTTCCGGTTGGGGTATTAGGGGTTCTGCTGTTGTTTGCTGGAATAGAACTGGCCATGTGTTCAAGAGATATGAATACAAAGGAAGAGTCATTTGTTATGCTAATTTGTACTGCAGTTTCACTTGTTGGGTCGGGTGCTGCACTTGGGTTTGTTTGTGGTATGGTTGTTCATGTGCTTCTTAAGCTAAGAAATTTGCAGAAAGATGAGCTTACAATGTGGATTCGTAGGAGAAGCCAATTGCAGCCTCAACAAGTGTGA